The Nocardioides zeae genome includes the window GCGGCGTGGGCGTCGAGTTGGGTCGGACGGCGCGGCGTGGGCGTCGAGGTGGGTTGAACGGCGCGGCGGGGGGCGTCGAGGTGGGTTGAACGGCGCGGCGGGAGCGTCGAGTTGGGTTGTACGCCGTGGTGCGGGCGGGGACTCGTCGCTGCGTACGTGACAACTCGACGACAGCCGGTGCCGGTCATCCACAGATCACCACCAAGAGGTGGTCATCGCACACGTGTTCGACTAGAGTGGGGTCATGGATCGGGGGACCCAGCACACGGCGGCGACGGCGGCGACTGCGTTGATCGACGCGGTCCGCGAGCGCGCGACGGCGGCTCGTCTTGCGGAAGCGGCTGCGTTCGTCGCGGTGGGTGACTGGGCGGCTGCGCACACCTCTGAGGAGGTCGTGGGGGATCCGATCACGGTGCTGGGTGAGTGGCACGAGGAGTCCTACGCCGAGACCCTGGCCGGGGACCAGTTCCTCGAGCTGGGTGGGCCGGGGGCGCCGGTGGTGGCGGAGTTCTGCATCGGCGAGGTCGCCGCTGCTCGGGGGTGCTCGTTCGACGCCGCACGGCGACTGGTCGGCGACGCGATCGAGCTGCGCTACCGCCTCCCCCGGGTCCACGCCCGGATCGCCGCGGGCGAAGTCGACGTCTGGCGAGGACGCCGAATCGCCCAGACCACGCGCACGCTGACCTTCGAGGCGGCGGGGTTCGTGGACCGGCACGTCGCGTACGTCGCGCACAAGGCCACCGGCCCCGAGGTCGACCGGCTCGTGGCCGAGGCCGCGGCTCGGTTCGACCCCGAGACCACCGAGGCCGAGCGGGCCGAGGCCGACGGAGGACGCCACCTGACGATCGAGCTGGGCGACGTCGGCTACGCAGATCCGTTGACCGGGACCATCCGCGGCACGGTGGACGTCCACGGGACCCTCGACCTCGCCGACGCGCTCGACCTGGAACGCACGGTCGCGCACGTCGCGCGGCAACTGACCGAGCTGGGCTGCGACCAGGACCTCGACGTCCGCCGCTCCATCGCCCTCGGTGAGATCGCCCGGCGCTGCGACGGGGTGGCGACGTTGGAGTACGACGCGGACCAGCCGCCCACGCAGCCGCCCACGCCGACGCGGACACGGCGGGAGGTGGTGCTGTTCGTGCACCTCGACCAGGCCGCCATCACCGGCACCCTCAACGGATTCGGCCCCGGGATCGACGCCTGCACGGGCGCGACCGGCATCGACCTCGCCCGCCTCGACACCCCCGGCGCACCGCGAGGGGTCGTCACGGCCGAGCAGGTCCAGGCCTGGTGCGCCAGCCCCGACACCACCGTCACGATCAAGCCGGTCATCGACCTCAACCTCGACGACGCCGGGAACGGCTACAGCCCACCGGACCGGATCGCCGACCACGTCAGAGCCCGCTGGCCGAGATGCGTCTTCCCATACTGCACCCGCTCATCGAGAACCGCCGACCTCGACCACTGCCGCGCCTACGACGACAACGGCCCACCCGGCCAGACCTCGACGACCAACCTCTTCCCGCTCTGCCGACGCCACCACCGCATGAAGACCCACCGCGAGATGACCACCGGCAACAAGTGGACCTACCGCCCCACCCACCCAGACAACGGCGAACCACCCAGCGCACTCATCTGGACCAGCCCGACGGGCCTGCGCTACCTCGTCGACCGCGACGGCACCCGCGTCTGGCCACCAACAACGACCTAGCGCCACCCCGCCGCCACCGCACCAGCAAGCCGCCCGTCCCCATCCGTGGCCGGGCGGCGCAGCATGCCCCGACCCCGACCCCGATGAGCGCTCAGGCCTCCGGCGTCCGCCCCAGCAGCACGGGTACGACCTGGTGCTCCAGCAAAGGCGCCAGCGGCAGGTCGTCGGGCAGGTCCTCGGGGTCCACCCACCGCACCTCGGCGATCTCGGCGCACGCGACGGGCTCGCCCAGGGCGCGGGCGGTGAACACGGTCGACTCCAGCGTCGCCCCGGGCTCGTTGGCGGCGGCGCCGTGGAACTCCCCGAGCAGCTCGACGTCGGCCAGCTCGACGCCGACCTCCTCGCGGATCTCCCGGATGGCGGCGTCGCGCGCGGTCTCCCCCGGCTCGAGCTTGCCGCCGGGGAGCATGAACCGCGCCGTACCCTCCTTGCGCACGCTCAACAGCCGCCCCCGGTCGTCGCGGAGGCAGACGGCGGCGACGACGAAGTGGAGCGGCTGGGCGGGCACGACCGGCAGGCTAGCGCGTGGGGGCGAAGGTGCGGCGCCCGACGACGACGGCGTCCTGGCCGAGCGGGACGACCGCCGGACTCCCAGGACGACACGACGACCGAGCACGCAGCGCGGCGCGACCACCACGACCGGCCGCGCACCGGCCCGACTAGGGTGAGCGGCGTTCGTGAGGTGCCCCGCGAGCACGGTCCGGAGAGACAACCGGAGCGTGCGGGGAGAATCTGGGAAGCCGGTGAGAGTCCGGCACAGGGCCCGCTGCGGTGACCGTCGCCTGTTCGCGCAGGACGGCGGAAGTCCGAAGACCGGCCTCGCGACGCATCCATCCGATGGCAGAGCGAGCGGGAGCCCCACATGCCACAGCACTACCCCTTCACGGCCGTCGTCGGCTCCGACGACATGATCCTCGCGCTGCTGCTGACGACGGTCAGTCCTGAGATCGGCGGCGTCCTCGTCCGCGGCGAGAAGGGCACGGCCAAGTCCACCGCGGTGCGCGCGCTCGCCGCCGTCCTCCCCCCGATCGACGTGGTCGCCGGCGACCGGTTCTCCTCCGACCCGGCCGACCCGAGCCCCCTGTCGCCGGATGCCCCGTTCGCGGCCGACGCCGGCGTGGAGACCCGCCCGGTGCGGCTCGTCGAGCTGCCCGTCGGTGCCACCGAGGACCGCCTCCTCGGCTCCCTGCACCTGGAGAAGGCGCTGTCGGCGGGCG containing:
- a CDS encoding NUDIX hydrolase, with protein sequence MPAQPLHFVVAAVCLRDDRGRLLSVRKEGTARFMLPGGKLEPGETARDAAIREIREEVGVELADVELLGEFHGAAANEPGATLESTVFTARALGEPVACAEIAEVRWVDPEDLPDDLPLAPLLEHQVVPVLLGRTPEA
- a CDS encoding HNH endonuclease signature motif containing protein, which produces MDRGTQHTAATAATALIDAVRERATAARLAEAAAFVAVGDWAAAHTSEEVVGDPITVLGEWHEESYAETLAGDQFLELGGPGAPVVAEFCIGEVAAARGCSFDAARRLVGDAIELRYRLPRVHARIAAGEVDVWRGRRIAQTTRTLTFEAAGFVDRHVAYVAHKATGPEVDRLVAEAAARFDPETTEAERAEADGGRHLTIELGDVGYADPLTGTIRGTVDVHGTLDLADALDLERTVAHVARQLTELGCDQDLDVRRSIALGEIARRCDGVATLEYDADQPPTQPPTPTRTRREVVLFVHLDQAAITGTLNGFGPGIDACTGATGIDLARLDTPGAPRGVVTAEQVQAWCASPDTTVTIKPVIDLNLDDAGNGYSPPDRIADHVRARWPRCVFPYCTRSSRTADLDHCRAYDDNGPPGQTSTTNLFPLCRRHHRMKTHREMTTGNKWTYRPTHPDNGEPPSALIWTSPTGLRYLVDRDGTRVWPPTTT